Proteins from a single region of Pseudopedobacter saltans DSM 12145:
- the araA gene encoding L-arabinose isomerase, whose amino-acid sequence MISLKDFEVWFVTGSQDLYGEETLKQVAVHAEKIAQFYNENQEIPVKVIYKPIVLTPDQIYKTLSEANVAANCVGIITWMHTFSPAKMWIRGLEVLKKPLLHLHTQFNRDIPWDSIDMDFMNLNQSAHGDREFGFMVSRMRKNRKVVTGFWQEATVIKDIAIWARAASAWYDWQGAKFARFGDNMRFVAVTDGDKVEAERKFGYAVNTYAVGDLVAVINAIEEKDVDALMAEYDASYTLASDLQEGGSRRSSVRDAARIELGLTKFLKDGGFKGYSNTFEDLHGMVQLPGIASQRLMEQGYGYAGEGDWKTAALVRAAKVMGAGLDGGNAFMEDYTYHFDPENSMVLGSHMLEVDSSLAKEKPSLEVHPLGIGGKADPARLVFNVRKGAALNASLVDIGNRFRLVVNEVEAVETENQLPKLPVARVLWKPLPDMRTACTAWIYAGGAHHTVFSQNLTPQYFKDFADIAGIEYVVIDAETKLAQFENELRWNDVYYSVLQK is encoded by the coding sequence ATGATTAGTTTAAAAGATTTTGAAGTTTGGTTTGTTACAGGAAGCCAGGACTTATATGGAGAAGAAACATTAAAGCAAGTAGCTGTTCATGCAGAAAAAATAGCTCAGTTTTACAATGAGAATCAAGAGATTCCGGTAAAAGTGATTTATAAACCTATTGTACTTACTCCAGATCAGATTTATAAAACATTAAGTGAAGCTAATGTTGCAGCAAACTGTGTGGGTATTATCACTTGGATGCATACTTTCTCTCCGGCGAAAATGTGGATCAGAGGTTTAGAGGTACTTAAAAAACCTTTGTTGCACTTGCATACACAATTCAATCGAGACATTCCTTGGGATTCTATCGATATGGATTTCATGAATCTGAATCAAAGTGCTCATGGCGATAGAGAATTTGGTTTTATGGTATCCCGCATGAGAAAGAACCGTAAAGTTGTTACAGGTTTCTGGCAGGAAGCAACTGTAATTAAGGATATTGCTATTTGGGCAAGAGCTGCCTCAGCATGGTACGATTGGCAAGGTGCTAAATTTGCAAGATTTGGCGATAATATGCGTTTTGTAGCTGTAACAGACGGTGATAAGGTAGAAGCAGAACGTAAGTTTGGTTATGCTGTAAATACCTATGCTGTTGGAGATTTAGTTGCGGTAATCAACGCAATTGAAGAAAAAGATGTTGACGCTTTAATGGCGGAATATGATGCAAGTTATACGCTGGCTTCAGATCTACAAGAAGGCGGTAGCAGAAGATCGAGTGTTAGAGATGCTGCAAGAATAGAACTTGGTTTAACGAAATTTCTGAAAGACGGAGGATTTAAAGGTTATTCTAATACGTTTGAAGATTTACATGGAATGGTTCAATTGCCAGGCATAGCTTCTCAACGTTTGATGGAGCAAGGATACGGTTATGCAGGTGAAGGTGACTGGAAAACTGCTGCCCTGGTAAGAGCAGCCAAAGTTATGGGCGCTGGTTTAGATGGTGGTAATGCTTTTATGGAAGATTATACTTATCATTTTGATCCAGAAAACTCCATGGTTTTAGGCTCACATATGTTAGAGGTGGATTCTTCTCTAGCAAAAGAAAAACCATCACTGGAAGTTCATCCTTTAGGTATTGGCGGTAAAGCAGATCCTGCAAGATTGGTATTTAATGTAAGAAAAGGTGCTGCTTTAAATGCTTCGTTGGTAGATATAGGGAATCGTTTCAGATTGGTAGTAAATGAGGTTGAAGCCGTTGAAACGGAAAATCAATTGCCAAAACTTCCTGTTGCCAGAGTGTTATGGAAACCACTTCCTGATATGAGAACAGCTTGTACAGCCTGGATCTATGCAGGTGGTGCGCATCATACCGTTTTTAGTCAGAACTTAACACCTCAATATTTTAAAGATTTTGCTGATATCGCAGGAATCGAATATGTAGTTATTGATGCAGAAACAAAATTAGCCCAATTTGAAAATGAGTTGAGATGGAATGATGTTTACTATTCTGTTCTACAGAAATAA
- a CDS encoding S8 family peptidase, producing the protein MKRITFITKSIFILAILFFIPVLLMAQKANWQNLDLHKDGVFGISAEKAYDELLKGKTGVKVKVAVLDSGVDIDHEDLSAVIWKNPSEEKNGKDDDGNGYVDDVYGWNFLGSSIGNVNYDNLELTRLVRCYDEKFGGRDSAEIKISEQKDYEIYKDLKNKLTDKKLDTFKELVSIGAVKNTLDSLVEIIGKDNPRSKDFKRLKLNDFSQEYLVSFLIHELKKEPYSSLYYNMFGETMRYYKEQLQYHLNEQFNSRDTVGDNYKNVEERIYGNSDVVGPDALHGTHVAGIIAATRNNKKGINGVADNVEIISVRCVPNGDERDKDVANSIRYAVDKGAKIINMSFGKSYSTNKKAVDEAVKYAMSKDVLLVHAAGNDNKNLEQEANFPNRLYESGGSAVAWLEVGASSWKADSTLKAPFSNYGKTKVDVFAPGAAINSTVPGSKYQVQSGTSMAAPVVSGAAAILRSYYPNLTAVQVKEVIMKSAIPFNGEVVVDNGEKIRFSDLSVSGGIVNIYEALKLASTY; encoded by the coding sequence ATGAAAAGGATCACCTTTATAACTAAGTCTATTTTTATACTCGCTATATTATTTTTTATTCCTGTTTTATTAATGGCTCAGAAAGCCAATTGGCAAAATCTAGATTTACATAAAGATGGTGTTTTTGGAATAAGCGCTGAAAAGGCCTACGACGAACTTTTGAAAGGTAAAACAGGGGTAAAGGTAAAAGTGGCTGTGCTGGATAGTGGGGTAGATATTGATCATGAAGACCTGTCAGCTGTTATCTGGAAAAATCCTTCAGAGGAGAAAAATGGGAAGGACGATGATGGAAATGGCTATGTTGATGATGTATATGGCTGGAATTTTCTTGGGTCTTCAATAGGAAACGTGAATTACGACAATTTAGAACTGACCCGCTTGGTGAGATGTTATGACGAGAAATTCGGAGGTAGGGATTCTGCAGAGATTAAGATTTCTGAACAAAAAGATTACGAAATTTATAAAGACCTGAAAAATAAGCTAACAGATAAAAAGCTGGATACTTTTAAGGAATTGGTCAGTATTGGAGCTGTTAAAAATACACTGGACTCTCTTGTTGAAATAATAGGAAAAGACAATCCTAGAAGCAAAGATTTTAAAAGATTGAAATTAAACGACTTTTCTCAGGAATATTTGGTGTCATTTCTTATTCACGAGCTTAAAAAAGAACCATATTCCTCTTTGTACTACAATATGTTTGGTGAAACCATGAGGTATTATAAAGAACAGTTGCAGTATCATCTGAATGAACAGTTTAATTCCCGGGATACCGTTGGAGATAATTATAAAAATGTCGAAGAAAGAATTTATGGGAATTCTGACGTTGTTGGGCCGGATGCTTTGCATGGTACGCATGTCGCGGGAATCATAGCTGCTACCCGGAACAACAAAAAGGGTATAAATGGTGTAGCAGATAACGTTGAAATTATTTCTGTACGTTGTGTGCCTAACGGTGATGAAAGAGATAAAGATGTAGCAAATTCAATTCGTTATGCTGTTGATAAAGGTGCGAAAATCATTAACATGAGCTTTGGGAAATCTTATTCGACCAATAAAAAAGCTGTGGACGAAGCTGTTAAGTATGCAATGTCAAAAGATGTATTGCTGGTACATGCAGCGGGAAACGATAATAAAAATTTGGAGCAGGAAGCCAACTTTCCAAATCGGCTTTATGAAAGTGGAGGAAGTGCTGTTGCCTGGTTGGAGGTTGGGGCTTCTTCCTGGAAAGCGGATAGCACATTAAAGGCTCCTTTTTCAAATTATGGAAAGACTAAAGTGGACGTTTTTGCACCTGGTGCAGCAATAAACAGTACTGTTCCCGGATCTAAATATCAAGTACAGAGCGGAACCAGTATGGCTGCCCCTGTAGTTTCTGGTGCTGCGGCAATTTTAAGGTCTTACTATCCAAATTTAACCGCTGTACAAGTGAAGGAAGTTATTATGAAATCGGCAATTCCTTTTAACGGAGAAGTAGTTGTTGATAATGGTGAAAAAATTAGATTTAGTGATTTGTCCGTTTCTGGTGGGATTGTCAACATTTATGAGGCACTAAAATTGGCGAGTACATATTAA
- a CDS encoding outer membrane beta-barrel protein, with translation MKKNTFLIALSVFSCTGTFAQETEKLPLELSGSADVYWKYDFAKQTNIPTYFTEDHNSISLGMLDLALKKSTGKASFVGEISFGPRGQYRSLVNGDGSPANNDNSFHIQNLYAVYSFTDKLSVTAGFMGTFIGYEVISPSANFHYSTSYLFGAGPFQNAGIKANYSFSEKVSGMIGLFNDWNSYQDFNGVSHIGAQLGITPNENTSIYVNFLTGSSEGGEANYSSGTLVDLVASYNITNKIALGLNAADYTLKSDGGYTGVALYPKYAFSNNFLLGVRGEYFKIKDAGGIEGDAKTSFTLSANFKHGGLTFIPEIRLDNSKQSEFLKDDFLTPTKKACQFSAALVYTF, from the coding sequence ATGAAAAAGAACACATTTTTAATCGCACTATCTGTTTTCTCCTGTACCGGTACATTCGCTCAAGAGACAGAAAAACTTCCTTTAGAATTATCTGGAAGTGCAGATGTTTACTGGAAGTATGATTTTGCTAAACAAACCAACATTCCTACTTACTTTACCGAAGATCACAACTCGATTTCTTTGGGAATGCTTGACTTAGCGCTTAAAAAATCTACCGGAAAGGCGTCCTTTGTTGGAGAGATTTCTTTCGGACCAAGAGGACAATATCGGTCCCTTGTAAATGGAGATGGCTCGCCCGCGAATAACGACAACAGTTTTCACATCCAAAACCTCTATGCAGTCTATTCCTTTACAGACAAACTGAGTGTTACCGCGGGTTTCATGGGCACATTTATCGGTTATGAGGTCATCTCGCCTTCAGCAAACTTTCATTATTCCACCTCTTATCTATTCGGAGCAGGGCCATTTCAAAATGCTGGAATAAAAGCTAATTATAGTTTTTCGGAAAAAGTAAGTGGTATGATAGGATTATTTAACGACTGGAATAGTTATCAGGACTTTAATGGTGTTTCACATATTGGTGCTCAATTAGGAATAACGCCAAATGAAAATACCAGTATATACGTAAATTTCCTAACCGGATCATCGGAAGGTGGTGAAGCAAACTACAGCTCAGGAACATTAGTAGACCTTGTCGCTTCCTATAATATTACAAATAAGATTGCTTTAGGCTTAAACGCTGCTGATTATACATTAAAATCTGATGGCGGTTATACGGGAGTCGCTCTTTATCCAAAATACGCATTCAGCAACAACTTTCTTTTAGGTGTAAGAGGCGAATATTTCAAAATAAAAGATGCGGGGGGTATTGAAGGTGATGCTAAAACCAGTTTCACACTTTCTGCTAATTTTAAACATGGTGGATTAACCTTTATTCCTGAAATCAGACTTGATAATAGTAAGCAAAGTGAGTTTTTAAAAGATGATTTTCTTACGCCAACGAAAAAAGCTTGTCAATTTTCGGCTGCTTTAGTTTATACCTTTTAA
- a CDS encoding ammonium transporter, translating into MKKYLPFVILIILCVIGLFTATVPTGGGENPDLNTGDTAWLLTSSALVLIMTPGLAFFYGGMVSKKNVISTMLQSFICMCLITVIWVFFGFSLAFGEDIGGIIGNPSTFYMMSGVLGNASWVALPTVPIALFAMFQLKFAIITPALITGAFAERVKFNSFLIFITLFSIFIYSPLAHATWHPEGILAKFGVLDFAGGTVVHMSAGWAALAAAIYLKGRINISHNPARISYVILGTALLWFGWFGFNAGSAGGANTLAAYAFATTTTASSAAALAWIFFDIVRGKKPSAMGTCIGAVVGLVAITPAAGFVSIPHSIVIGVVAAIISNLVVIWRSKTNIDDTLDVFPCHGVGGMVGMVLTGVFAHNSINGVVTDNGLFFGETKLFVAHLVALVAVSVFAFFGSLLLLKITDLISPIRVHEEAETVGLDRSQHDEEL; encoded by the coding sequence ATGAAAAAGTACTTACCATTTGTTATACTTATTATACTGTGTGTAATAGGTTTGTTTACAGCTACAGTTCCAACGGGTGGCGGAGAAAATCCTGACTTAAACACAGGAGATACAGCCTGGTTATTAACTTCATCTGCTTTGGTGTTGATAATGACACCGGGATTGGCATTTTTCTATGGAGGTATGGTGAGTAAAAAGAATGTGATCTCCACTATGTTGCAGAGTTTTATCTGTATGTGTTTAATAACGGTAATATGGGTTTTTTTTGGTTTCAGTTTGGCTTTTGGAGAAGATATAGGGGGGATTATTGGTAATCCATCAACCTTCTATATGATGAGCGGAGTACTGGGTAATGCCTCCTGGGTCGCTCTTCCAACTGTTCCAATAGCATTATTTGCAATGTTTCAATTGAAATTTGCTATTATCACACCGGCTTTAATCACCGGAGCATTTGCAGAGCGTGTTAAATTCAATTCATTCTTAATTTTTATTACACTTTTCTCAATATTTATATACTCGCCTTTGGCGCATGCAACATGGCATCCTGAAGGTATATTGGCGAAATTTGGTGTTTTGGATTTTGCGGGAGGAACAGTAGTTCATATGTCAGCAGGTTGGGCTGCGCTGGCTGCAGCAATTTATTTAAAAGGAAGAATAAATATATCACATAATCCAGCAAGAATAAGCTACGTGATTTTAGGTACTGCCTTACTATGGTTTGGTTGGTTTGGTTTCAATGCGGGTTCTGCAGGTGGAGCAAATACGTTGGCAGCATATGCTTTTGCAACAACAACTACGGCTTCGTCTGCAGCAGCCTTAGCATGGATATTTTTCGACATTGTAAGAGGGAAAAAGCCTTCAGCAATGGGGACTTGTATAGGGGCTGTTGTAGGGTTGGTGGCTATAACTCCGGCAGCTGGATTTGTTAGTATACCTCATTCTATTGTAATAGGAGTGGTAGCTGCTATAATCAGTAATCTGGTTGTTATCTGGCGAAGTAAAACTAATATCGATGATACATTAGATGTTTTTCCATGTCACGGCGTTGGTGGTATGGTTGGTATGGTCTTAACCGGCGTCTTTGCGCATAATTCTATTAACGGAGTTGTGACTGATAATGGTTTATTTTTTGGTGAAACAAAGCTCTTTGTTGCACATCTTGTAGCGCTGGTTGCTGTTTCAGTTTTTGCATTCTTTGGTTCTCTTTTATTGTTGAAAATTACAGACTTGATTTCACCAATCAGGGTACATGAAGAAGCAGAGACTGTGGGGTTGGATAGATCTCAACATGACGAAGAACTATGA
- a CDS encoding Cof-type HAD-IIB family hydrolase, translated as MKKKMIKAVFFDVDGTLISFETHKIPQSTLDAIKTLKEKGIKIIVATGRSTNQLSHLKEIDFDGYLTFNGNLCVGHNKEIFHKRAIPKENIEALIKYQKEVKRFPCIFMSEFDNKINYVDNEVIEVFNLLNLPLTMETETMEEGLKKDIIQMNVFINPDEDEHLIQNALTECETSRWTHLFADVNLKNSNKGTGLIAFTKHLDIDISETLAFGDGGNDIEMLKTAGIGIAMGNANREVKAIADYITDAVDGDGIANALKHFGVI; from the coding sequence ATGAAAAAAAAGATGATTAAAGCCGTATTTTTTGACGTAGATGGTACTCTGATAAGTTTTGAAACTCATAAAATCCCGCAATCGACCTTAGATGCTATCAAGACTTTAAAAGAAAAAGGAATAAAAATAATCGTTGCCACAGGAAGATCAACCAATCAACTTTCACATTTAAAGGAGATAGATTTTGATGGATATCTTACATTCAACGGAAATTTGTGCGTGGGCCACAACAAAGAAATTTTTCATAAACGAGCAATCCCTAAAGAAAATATTGAAGCGCTTATAAAATACCAGAAAGAAGTGAAACGCTTTCCGTGTATATTCATGTCCGAATTTGATAATAAAATCAATTATGTCGACAATGAGGTGATAGAAGTATTCAATCTGCTAAACCTTCCGCTAACTATGGAAACCGAAACCATGGAAGAAGGGCTAAAAAAAGACATAATACAAATGAATGTATTTATCAATCCAGATGAAGACGAGCATTTAATTCAAAATGCCTTAACAGAATGCGAAACAAGCAGATGGACCCATCTTTTTGCTGATGTGAATTTAAAAAACTCAAATAAAGGTACCGGGCTAATTGCTTTCACTAAACATTTGGATATTGATATTTCTGAAACGTTAGCTTTTGGAGACGGTGGAAATGACATCGAAATGCTTAAAACTGCAGGTATAGGAATAGCTATGGGAAATGCCAATAGAGAGGTTAAAGCTATTGCAGATTATATTACCGACGCTGTTGATGGAGATGGAATTGCCAATGCCTTAAAACACTTTGGTGTTATATAA
- a CDS encoding DUF421 domain-containing protein — translation MEMYLNIAFRCLVVYVFMILAIRLTGKKELTQLNTIDVILILLISNAVQNAMVGPDSSLSGGIVAAGVLFLLNFLMKKVMFRSKRIRQFMLQKPQVLIHDGKMDFEMLHKLDISNDELEEAMREHGIDEIKSIKLAMMEVDGNISIITGKTDLKRTVFKRKRVHKTLSKTALM, via the coding sequence ATGGAAATGTACTTAAATATAGCTTTCAGGTGCTTAGTGGTTTATGTGTTTATGATTTTGGCAATTCGCCTGACAGGGAAGAAAGAACTTACGCAGCTGAATACAATAGATGTTATTTTGATATTGCTAATAAGTAATGCAGTGCAGAATGCTATGGTTGGTCCCGATTCGAGCTTATCTGGCGGTATAGTAGCGGCAGGCGTTTTGTTCCTCCTGAATTTTTTGATGAAAAAAGTAATGTTCAGAAGTAAAAGAATCAGACAGTTTATGCTTCAGAAACCACAAGTATTGATTCATGATGGAAAGATGGATTTTGAAATGCTACACAAACTGGATATATCTAATGATGAATTGGAAGAAGCTATGCGAGAACATGGTATCGATGAAATAAAAAGTATAAAATTGGCAATGATGGAAGTCGATGGCAATATTAGCATTATTACAGGAAAAACAGATTTGAAACGTACGGTCTTTAAAAGAAAGAGAGTGCACAAAACGTTAAGTAAGACCGCATTGATGTAA
- a CDS encoding START-like domain-containing protein yields MSEKVQFTLEYEVKSSPRILYSFISEPNGLAQWFADEVHYRDQVYSFKWDDGEEKKAKKVLAKENKQIRFAWLDGDEGYYFDMEISKDELTNDVALIITDFSRQENLKDRQLIWDNQIDTLLSVVGA; encoded by the coding sequence ATGTCAGAGAAAGTACAGTTTACATTGGAATATGAGGTAAAATCATCTCCTCGCATTTTATACAGTTTTATCAGTGAGCCTAATGGACTTGCTCAATGGTTTGCCGATGAGGTGCATTATAGAGATCAGGTATATAGCTTTAAGTGGGATGACGGCGAAGAGAAAAAAGCTAAGAAGGTATTAGCTAAGGAAAATAAGCAAATCCGTTTTGCCTGGTTGGATGGTGACGAAGGATATTATTTTGATATGGAAATTAGTAAGGATGAGTTAACCAATGATGTAGCTCTTATTATTACAGATTTTTCCAGACAGGAAAACTTGAAAGACAGACAACTCATTTGGGATAATCAGATAGATACTTTGCTAAGTGTAGTTGGAGCCTAA
- a CDS encoding LptF/LptG family permease, whose product MKKIHLLIVKAFIKPFFVTFFIVMFVLLMLFLFKYIDDLIGKGFEWYVILQLLGYAAATNVAMALPLAVLLSSIMTFGNLGENYELVAIKSAGISLQRAMAPLFIMVTGLSIAAFIFSDYMLPVANLKMGSLLYDVRNQKAAFLIEEGVFNNSIPGYSIRVEQKDKDGKTLKDVVIYDHTKGSGNTNVLMADTGEMYKTDDEKYLVLVLKHGVRYEESAGQRTYNPRERLVRYKFDETMQKFDLSSFNFKREDENLFKNNYQMLNLKELDSAKLASIKYFDSLANDLFRQIKPSYKIFYQTANFRKAKGEAKLNLKKDGVLAGITAEQQEMVVENATQTVRSVKETIETRSTETQDLFKVITRYIIEYNRKFTLSVSCLVLFFIGAPLGAIIRKGGLGLPVVVSVIFFLIYHIISTIGEKMARDGTISPLLGMWIAIFVLTPLGLFLTYKATADSALFDVEYYKNIIKRFFKKKEK is encoded by the coding sequence GTGAAAAAAATACATCTTTTAATCGTAAAAGCATTTATTAAGCCATTTTTCGTCACTTTTTTTATAGTGATGTTTGTCTTGCTGATGCTTTTTTTGTTTAAATATATAGATGATTTAATAGGCAAAGGTTTTGAATGGTATGTGATACTCCAGTTACTTGGATATGCTGCAGCAACAAATGTTGCGATGGCCTTACCTTTGGCCGTTCTGCTTTCGTCTATTATGACCTTTGGAAATTTGGGCGAAAATTATGAGCTTGTTGCCATAAAATCAGCCGGAATTTCTTTACAGAGAGCCATGGCACCGCTTTTTATAATGGTGACAGGACTTAGTATAGCTGCGTTTATATTTTCCGATTATATGCTACCAGTAGCCAATTTAAAAATGGGCTCACTTTTATATGATGTTAGGAACCAAAAAGCAGCTTTTCTTATTGAGGAAGGAGTGTTTAATAACAGTATTCCGGGTTATTCTATTCGTGTAGAGCAAAAGGATAAAGACGGAAAAACTTTAAAAGATGTTGTTATATACGATCATACAAAAGGTTCAGGAAATACGAATGTCCTTATGGCCGATACGGGCGAAATGTATAAAACAGACGACGAGAAATATTTAGTTTTGGTTTTAAAACATGGAGTAAGATACGAGGAGTCTGCCGGACAACGAACCTATAACCCAAGAGAACGTTTGGTACGATATAAGTTTGATGAAACTATGCAGAAATTCGATCTTTCTTCCTTTAACTTTAAAAGAGAAGATGAAAATCTGTTTAAAAATAATTATCAGATGCTGAATCTGAAAGAGTTGGATTCTGCGAAACTGGCGAGTATTAAATATTTTGATAGTTTAGCCAATGATCTTTTCAGACAAATAAAACCCAGCTATAAAATATTCTACCAAACTGCAAACTTCAGGAAAGCTAAAGGTGAAGCTAAGTTAAACTTGAAAAAAGATGGTGTTCTCGCGGGTATTACAGCAGAACAACAGGAAATGGTAGTTGAAAATGCTACTCAAACGGTTCGGTCTGTGAAAGAAACCATTGAAACGAGAAGTACAGAAACACAGGATCTTTTTAAAGTTATTACCAGATATATTATAGAATATAATAGGAAATTTACGTTGTCGGTTTCCTGTTTGGTATTGTTTTTTATTGGGGCTCCATTAGGAGCTATTATTCGAAAGGGCGGACTAGGGCTTCCGGTGGTCGTTTCTGTGATTTTTTTTCTGATTTATCATATTATCAGCACAATAGGTGAGAAGATGGCCAGGGACGGAACTATATCTCCTTTATTAGGAATGTGGATTGCTATTTTTGTGTTGACACCACTTGGTTTATTCTTAACCTATAAAGCAACTGCTGATTCGGCCTTATTTGATGTCGAATATTATAAAAACATTATAAAAAGATTCTTTAAAAAGAAAGAAAAGTAA
- a CDS encoding bifunctional 3,4-dihydroxy-2-butanone-4-phosphate synthase/GTP cyclohydrolase II: protein MLNTIEEAIQDIKEGKIIIVVDDEDRENEGDFLIAARFATPEVINFMAKEGRGLICVPITEQRGKELELELMVGKNTATLETNFTVTVDLLGKGCTTGISASDRSKTVLSLIDPATKPSDLGRPGHIFPLIAKNGGVLRRTGHTEAAIDLAVLAGLEPAGVICEVMNEEGEMARLPELLEMAKKWNMKVVSIQDLISYRLEKESLIKREVSVNLPTEWGEFQMVAFTQINTGEHHLAITKGSWEPNEPVLARVHSSCVTGDIFGSCKCDCGPQLHRSMEMVEKEGKGIIVYMNQEGRGIGLINKLKSYNLQEQGLDTYEANIALGFKMDERDYGVGAQILREMGVRKMRLMSNNPTKRAGLIGYGLEVVENVPIEITSNKHNEKYLKAKRDKAGHTIMKNL from the coding sequence ATGTTAAATACTATAGAAGAAGCGATACAAGATATAAAAGAAGGAAAAATCATTATTGTTGTAGATGATGAAGATCGGGAAAATGAAGGTGATTTTTTAATAGCTGCCAGATTTGCCACACCCGAGGTTATCAATTTTATGGCAAAAGAGGGTAGAGGATTAATCTGTGTACCCATAACCGAACAGAGAGGGAAAGAGCTGGAGTTGGAGCTTATGGTCGGTAAGAACACCGCGACATTAGAAACTAATTTTACAGTAACTGTAGATTTATTGGGTAAAGGATGTACAACAGGTATATCTGCGTCAGATAGGTCTAAAACGGTACTTTCTCTTATCGATCCAGCAACGAAGCCTTCTGATTTAGGCCGACCAGGTCATATATTCCCACTTATAGCAAAAAATGGAGGGGTTTTACGTAGAACAGGTCATACAGAAGCGGCTATTGATTTAGCTGTTTTAGCGGGGCTTGAACCAGCGGGTGTGATATGTGAAGTTATGAATGAAGAAGGTGAAATGGCGCGTTTACCAGAATTGTTAGAAATGGCTAAGAAATGGAACATGAAAGTGGTTTCAATTCAAGATTTAATATCATACCGTTTAGAAAAAGAATCGTTGATAAAAAGAGAGGTTTCCGTTAATCTTCCTACAGAATGGGGCGAATTTCAAATGGTTGCCTTTACGCAAATCAATACCGGAGAACATCATTTAGCTATCACGAAGGGATCCTGGGAACCCAATGAACCTGTATTGGCAAGAGTGCACAGCTCCTGTGTAACAGGAGATATTTTTGGTTCATGTAAATGTGATTGCGGACCTCAATTGCATAGGTCAATGGAAATGGTTGAGAAAGAGGGTAAAGGAATAATCGTATACATGAATCAGGAAGGTAGAGGAATTGGGTTGATTAATAAACTAAAAAGCTATAATCTGCAAGAACAGGGTTTAGATACTTACGAAGCAAACATTGCCTTAGGATTTAAAATGGATGAACGGGATTACGGTGTCGGTGCTCAGATTTTAAGAGAAATGGGAGTCAGAAAAATGCGCTTAATGTCTAATAATCCTACAAAACGAGCTGGTTTGATTGGCTACGGTTTAGAGGTCGTAGAAAATGTACCGATTGAAATAACGTCTAATAAGCATAATGAAAAGTATTTGAAAGCTAAAAGAGATAAAGCTGGACATACCATAATGAAGAATTTATAA
- a CDS encoding acyl-CoA thioesterase yields MTREEKIAACKTSVFKTVFPDITNHHNTMFGGAVMAMMDEIAFITATRYARKAFVTVGSEKISFIKPIPAGSFVELIGSIIHIGNTSIKVLVEAYVEDMYSDYREKASTGEFTLVAVGDNMKPIRIE; encoded by the coding sequence ATGACCAGAGAAGAAAAAATCGCAGCCTGTAAAACCAGTGTTTTCAAAACAGTTTTTCCTGATATCACCAATCATCATAATACCATGTTCGGTGGCGCGGTAATGGCTATGATGGACGAAATTGCTTTTATTACCGCAACACGGTATGCCCGAAAAGCATTTGTCACCGTTGGCTCAGAAAAAATAAGTTTTATTAAACCGATTCCCGCCGGAAGCTTTGTAGAGTTGATAGGTTCTATCATTCATATTGGAAATACTAGTATAAAGGTTTTAGTCGAAGCATACGTCGAAGACATGTATTCTGATTACAGAGAGAAAGCTTCTACCGGAGAGTTCACATTGGTAGCGGTAGGTGATAATATGAAACCTATCAGAATCGAATAG
- a CDS encoding DUF937 domain-containing protein: MVEKVKELIEQIAQQKVENTSGISNNLSSDVAKETGNSIVSGFKDALSNGQVNDIMGLMNINASAISSNPVVQNIVNSLTGKLSSNFGIDTQAAVNFSQSVIPQILSTIFSKAKDGNGGFNIADIISSLSGGQGGGILDSLKGLDQNGDGQVNIQDAISALGGKGGLGNILGGFFKK; this comes from the coding sequence ATGGTGGAAAAAGTAAAAGAGCTTATCGAACAGATTGCTCAACAAAAAGTAGAGAATACCAGTGGTATTTCTAACAACCTTAGCTCAGATGTTGCTAAAGAAACAGGTAATTCTATCGTTTCCGGCTTTAAGGATGCTTTATCTAATGGCCAGGTGAATGATATTATGGGATTAATGAATATAAACGCATCCGCTATCTCTTCTAATCCTGTAGTTCAAAATATCGTGAATAGTCTTACAGGAAAACTAAGTAGTAATTTTGGTATTGATACACAAGCTGCAGTGAACTTTTCCCAGTCTGTAATTCCTCAGATATTAAGCACTATATTTTCAAAAGCAAAAGATGGTAACGGAGGGTTTAATATTGCAGATATCATTTCTTCCTTATCGGGAGGGCAAGGTGGGGGAATCCTGGATTCGCTGAAAGGTCTTGATCAGAACGGAGATGGACAGGTAAATATACAGGATGCAATTTCCGCTCTAGGCGGCAAAGGCGGATTGGGAAATATACTGGGTGGGTTCTTCAAAAAGTAA